CGGGCCCGGCGGCCGAGATGCGCCAGATCGCCGACCGCCACGGGCTGCCGCTCATCGAGGACTGCGCGCTGTCGCTGCTGTCCGCGGACGGCACGGTGCCCTTGGGGACCACGGGCGACATCGGCATCTTCTGCCTCTACAAGACGCTGCCGGTGCCCAACGGAGGCGCGCTGACCATCAACGGCGCGCGCCAGTACAGCCTGCCGGAGCCGCCCGCGCCGCCGTCGACCTCCACCTTCAGCCACACCGTCTCCGCGCTGCTGCAGAACCTGGAGCTGCGGGGTGGGGCGATGGGCCGGGGGCTGCGCCGCGTCATCCGCGGCGTGGGCCATGGCACGGTGAAGGCCGCCAACATCAAGCGCGTGGCCACCGGGACGCAGCACTTCAACCGGGAGCACGTGGACCTGGGCATGAGCCCGCTCACGAAGCGCATCGCCCTGGCGCAGGACCTGGAGGGCATCGTCGAGAAGCGCCGGCGCAACTACTTCTTTCTGCTCGGGCGCCTGCGCGACATCTCTCCGCCGCTGTGCAACCAGCTGCCGCCGGGCGTGTGCCCGCTCTTCTACCCGCTGGTGGTGCAGGACAAGGCGGAGGTGATGGCGAAGCTGCACGAGCAGGGCATCGACGCCATCGACTTCTGGAAGCGCTTCCACCCGGCCTGCGACGCGGCCCAGTTCCCCGAGGTGCTGGAGCTGCGCCGCTCCATCGTGGAGATCCCCTGCCACCAGGATCTCAGCCCCGAGGTGATGGCCTCCGTGGCCTCGGCGGTGCGCGAGGCCGTGAAGCTGGATCGCCGCTCCCGCAAGCGCGCGAGCTGATTTCCTTCTCTTCGAGAGTCGACACACCATGATCCGTGAATCCGAGGTGACACCCGAGCCGCGGCCTTCGCAGTGGCTCCAGGTGGAGATCGTCCACGAGCACGCCGTGCTGGCGCGGATGCGCTCCGAGTGGGACGCGCTGCTCGACGCGAGCGACGCGGGCCCCTTCAACGCCTGGGAGTGGATCTACCCCTGGTGCCGCCGCATCGCGCCGGACCGCCGGCCGCTGGTCCTCACCGCGCGAGACAGGACGGGCACGCTGGTGGGCCTGATGCCGCTCGGCTTCGAGCTGCGCCACGTCCTTGGGCGCCAGGTGGGCCGGCTCTCCTTCCTGGGCGAGACGCACATCGGCAGCGACTACCTGGACGTGGTGGCGCGGCGGGGCATGGAGGAGGCGGTGACGCGCGCCTTCGCCCACGGGCTGCGCGAGATGCACGGCGGCTGGGACGTGCTGGACCTCACGGACCTGCACGAGGACTCGCTGACCGTGAAGGTGCTGCGAGAGACCTTCCCGGAGCTGGAGGTCCGCGTCACGGAGCGCTACGTGTGCCCGTACGAGACCTTCACGCCCGGCGAGCCCTTCGACGCCTTCCTCAAGCGCACGGGCCGGCGCGACAACTTCCTGCGCCGCCGCAAGTGGCTGGAGAAGCAGGAGGGCTATCGCATCGAGCGCACGGAGGCTCCCGGCGAGCTGGCCGGGCCCATGACGGACTTCTTCCGGCTGCACGCGGCGCGCTGGGCCGAGGACGGTGGCTCCCAGGGCATCAAGGGCAAGGGCGTGGAGTCCTTCCACCGTGACGCCACGCAGTTCCTGGCCGAGCGCGGCCGGCTGCGGATGTACATCATGAAGGTGGGCGGCCAGGCCGTCGCCTCGGTGTATGGCATCCTGCACCGGGACACGTTCATCTACTTCCAGTCCGGCTACGATCCTGCCTGGCGCAACCGGAGCGTGGGCCTGGTGCTCGTGGGTGAGACGTTCAAGGACGCCATCGAGGCGGGCCTCACCGAGTACGACTTCCTGCGCGGCACGGAGACGTACAAGTCCGACTGGACGACGAAGCAGCGGCGCACGGTGTCGGTGCGCATCCACGCCACCCAGGGCGCGGGACACTGGTTCACCCGTCACGAGGAGGTGGCGCGAGACGCCCGCGAGGTCCTCAAGCGCGTCCTGCCCTCCGAGACGGTCGAGCGAATCCGGAGGTTCCGCCGCCGCCGGGCCGCGGTGTGACACCCGGGGTGGGCGGAAGCCGCTGGCGAACTGGTATGACAGGTAGACCAGTTCGTCGAGAGCGCGACCGGAGGGCCGACCTCAGCGGCCGACTTCCTGGCGGAGCTGGGCGATGGCGGCGTCAAGGCCCGGCGGCTGCTGGTTGCGCGGCACCTCGACGGTGAAGCGCTCGAAGTAGTCCAGGGCCTTGGGGCGGTTGCCCGACTGCAGGTTGATGAAGCCGAGGAAGAGCAGCGCCTCCTGGGCGCCCGGGTAGGTGTCGGCCAGCTCCAGCAGGTCCCTCTCCGCGCGCTCGACGTCGCCTCGCAGGGCGTGCAGCACCCCGAGGTGGACACGGGACTCGACGTGGAACGGATCCACGGCGAGCGACTTCTGGGTGACCTTCTCGGCCATCTCGAGCTCGCGGGTCCGGATCATCTCGTGTCCCACGAAGGCCGCGGCCTCCAGATCGTTCGGGTTGGCCTCCAGGCGCTGCCTGGCCGCGGCGAGCTCCTCGTCCTCACCGGGCATCCGCTGCGGCGGCTGCTGCTGCTGACCCGGGGCGGACTGACCCGGGGGAATCCGCCCGGTGGCCTCCATGCCATCGTCACGAGCCCGCTGCTCCGAGACGAGCAGGTAGCCCAGCGATCCAAAGAAGAGCACCACGCCTGCACCCCACAGGGCACCCACCAGCTGAGGGTTCCGAGCGGCGAAGCCCGTCGGAGCAGGAGCGGCCTGGCCGGGAGCAGGAGCCGCCGAGCCGGGCGCGCCAGCCGTTCCAGGCTTGCGCTGCAGGTGCTCATCGCGGGCCCGCAGCGCCGCCGCGGCCTCGCGCTCCAGTCGGGACTTCTCCGCCTCGAACTGCTCGGGGGCGAGGTTGTGCTTGTCCGCCACCAGCTCCTTGAGCTGCTCGATGAGCGACTGCGCGCGCCGATCGAGATCGTCCAGCACGCCGTCACGCTGGGGCGTAGGCGTGGCGGAGGTGCCGCCCTTGCTCTTCTGGAGCAGCAGGTAGGCCAGCCCGCAGAGCAGGGAGATGCCCAGGGCGATGATGCCCGGCAACCAGTTGGTCTGCGTCATCGCTCCAGCTCCTGGCGAACGGCCTTCAGGTAGGGATCCTCGGCATCAGGGGTGGGCGCCGAGGGTGTGGCGGCAGGGGGCGCGCTGGTGGGCGCCGGGGCCCGCTTGATCTGCCGCGAGATGACCAGGGCTCCACCCACGATGAGGGCAATGGGGCCCAGCCACACGAGCCAGTTGAAGCCCGACTTTGGCGGCTCCAGCAGCACCCACTCGCCGTAGCGCTCCACGAAGTAGTCGATGATCTGCTGATCGGACTTCCCCTCGGCGACGAGCTCGCGCACGGTGTCGAGCTGGGCGCGGGCCATGGAGGCGGGGCTGTCCGCGATGGAGACGCCCTGGCACACGGCGCAGCGCAGCAGCTTGCCGAGCTTCTGGACGCGCTGCTCGAGGGCGGGATCGGCGAGCGGATCGCTCCCGCCCTTCTGGGGAGCGAACTGGCCGGTCACGAGTCCGGCCGCGAGGGCGAGGGAGAGGAGGGCAGAAGTCATAGGGGGTACCCCGGGCGCGGCTTACCTAGCGCCCCGGCGCAGTGTTGCACAGCGAAACCTTCACGGGGACGGCCATCTTCCCGGCCAGCCCCTGCCTGCCTGGCCGGGGCAGGGGAGCAGGGCGTGAGGCCCGGCCGCTCAGCCTCGCCTGTTGTCGTCTTCGTCGGGCGGCATGTCGTCGTCGGGAGGCATGTCGTCATCGAGAGGCATGTCGTCGTCGGCGAACTCGTCCGGCGGAGGCGCGTCCGGGTCCTCATCGTAGGGCTGGTCCTCGGGGAACTCGTCCGCCACGGGCTCCGGCAGCTCCTCGCGGCCGAGCGCCTGGAAGACGGCCACGAGCCCCAGGGGGACGAGCCCGCCGAGGAACACGAGCGGGCCCATCTTCATGTGGATGTTGACCAGCGCCCAGGCCAGGCAGATGACCATGACGCCCACCGGCACGAAGCGCAGCCACACCGGGCGCTCCACCTCGGGCTTCAGCATCAGCATGGCCAGCAGCGCCAGCAGCCCGATCTCCACCGTGGCGCCCATGGGCAGCTGCAGCCCCGACACCCGGAGCCCGCCCTCGCCGCCATAGGGGGTGGGTCCGCTGGGCACTTCGCCCACGATCGTCCAGGTGAAGAAGAGCGCCAGCAGGCACACGACGATGCCCGCGAACGCCAGCACCCGCATGCCCCGCAGCGCCTGCCGGGGCTCGAAGAGCTCGGCGTAGCCGTCCGGGCCCACGAGCACCTTGGTCCACTGATCGCGCAGCACCAGCGCCGTGCCGCCCAGCCACAGCAGCGGCAGGATGCTCATCTCCAGCAGGGGCAGGATGAGCGCCACGGCCAGCGCCGAGTACACGGCGGGCAGGAAGCGCGGCAGCACCGACTCGGGGATCCAGTCCAGGAGCGGGTTCGGCAGGTGGGCGACGCGGTACTCGCGGGCGATCACCATGGCCCCGCCCAGCGTCATCACGAAGGACCAGAACGGCCCCACCCCCGCGAAGAAGGGGAGGATGGTGAGCCACAGCGCCACCATGTGGAGGATGACGCCCAGCGAGGTGGGCGAGTGCGCCGGGACGTGCTCCAGCCACTTCGGCCCGTCGTACGGGGGCTTCGCGGAGCGCGAGTCCGCCAGCGCGGCTCCACCCTCGCGCTCCTCCGGGAGGACGGCGGGCGGCTTGTACTCCGGCATCCGCGCGCCGCACTCCTCGCAGTAGCGCAGCCGGGGCTCCGCGGCGACCGTGCCGCACTCCGTGCACTGGTGCATGAACTCACGACCTCCGCCCGTGCCACTTCGCATGGCACGGGCCTGACAGCTCGAGGCTCAAGGCTGAGCCGTCACGGTGGATGCAGTCCTGGCGCTCAGCTCGCGGATGCGGTTGGCCAGCGTCTGGGGATCGATGGGGCCCACGTGCTTGCCCATGATGATCCCGTTGGCGTCGATGAAGTACGTCTCCGGCACGCCGGCCACTCCGTAGTCCACGGAGATGCGCGAGCGCGGATCCACCAGCTGCGGGAAGCTGGCCCCGTACTCCTGGAGGAAGCCCCGGGCGTTCTCCTCGGTGTCCTCGAAGACGATGCCCAGGAACACGGCCTGGTTGCCGAACTCGCGCGCGCCCCACTCGAGCACCGGGTGCTCCATCTTGCAGGGCCCGCACCACGAGGCCCAGAAGTTGATGACCACCGGGCGGCCGCGCAGCTCCGCCAGGCTCACCGGCTTGCCGCTGTCCAGCGCACGCAGGGTGAAGGCCGGCGCCGGCTTGCCCGACAGCATGAAGGGCACCTCGTGCGGATTGCGGCCGAAGCCCTTGAGCAGCACGACGAGCAGCGCGCCGCAGATGGCCGCGGCGCCCAGCGTGATTCCCCACCTCATGCCGCACCCCGGTTCATGTCACTGCCGGCCACCGGCGCCGCCTCCGAGCTGGCCGGAGTGCTCGCGCCCACCGCCACGCGCCGCCGCGACGGCCACAGCGAGATGAGCGAGCCCAGCACCAGGATGGGGATGCTGTACCAGATCCACCCCACCAGCGGGAAAACCCACACGTTGAGGCTCGCCGTCGTTCCCCGCTCGGAGAAGGCCATCAGCGAGATGTAGAGATCCTCCTTCGGGGACTCGCGCACCGCGGGCGTGCCGATGGGATCCGTGCTGCGCTCGTAGTAGTTCATCCGCGGCTGGTACTCCTCCACCTTGCCGCTGGGAGTCGTCACCTCCACGCGCGCCGCCACGAAGGCGCGGTGGGGCTCCTGGCCCTCGTTCGTGCCCAGGTACTTGAGCTGGTAGCCGCCCAGCGTCATGGACTCGCCGATGCGCAGGGTGCTGGAGGTGTGCTTGACGTATGCGGACGAGGCGGCCACCGCCACGAAGATGACGATGATGCCCAGGTGCACCACGTAGCCGCCGAAGCGCCGGCGCGCCTTGGAGGCGCTCTGGACCACGGCGGTGACGAGGCCCTCCTTGCGCTCGCTCATGCGCACGCGGATGGGCGCCACCAGCTCGCGCAGGGTGATGAAGGTAGCGAAGCCGGCAAGCCCAAACGTCAGCAGTGGGTAGAAGCCTCGCATGCCCGCCGCGTAGCACACCGCCACCACCACCAGCCCCGTCACGGCGGGGATGATGAACTGCCGGCGCACCGTGTCCTTGTTCGGCGTACCCCAGGGCAGCATCGGCCCCACGCCCATGAGGAAGAGCACCGCGATGCCGCCAGGCACGGCCATCTTGTTGAAGTACGGCTCGCCCACACTGACGCGACCGCGGCCCACCGCCTCGGCGACGAGCGGGTACACCGTGCCCAGCAGCACCGTGAAGGTGATGGCCACGAACACCAGGTTGTTCACCAGGATGCTCGTCTCACGCGACATCAGTGAGTTGATCTGCCCCTGCGGCACCAGCAGGTGCCCGCGCGTGGCGATCAGCCCGATGGAGATCACCAGCAGCACGGCGATGAACACCAGGAACGTGGGGCCGATGTCCGACTGGGTGAAGGAGTGCACCGAGTTGAAGATGCCCGAGCGCGTCATGAACGTGCCGAGGATCGTCAGGATGAAGCTGGCCAGCGCCAGGCTCATGGTCCACAGCTTGAGCATCTGCTTGCGCTCCTGGACCATGGTGGAGTGCATGAAGGCGGTGGCCGTCAGCCACGGCAGGAACGAGGCGTTCTCCACCGGATCCCACGCCCAGTAGCCGCCCCAGCCCAGCACCGCGTACGCCCACCACGAGCCCAGGATGATGCCCACCGAGAGGAACATCCACGGGATGAGGATCCAGCGCCGCAGCGGCGCCATCCACGCGTCGCCGATCTCCCCGCGCAGCAGGCCCGCCACCGCGATGCCGAAGGGCACCGTCATGCCCACGTAGCCCAGGTAGAGCATGGGCGGGTGGATGACCATGAGGATGTGGTTCTGCAGCAGCGGGTTGGGCCCCGGGCCGTCCGCCGGCACCTGCGCCAGCGTGTGCCAGGGGTTGGCCGGCCCGGCGATGAGGAAGGCGAAGAAGACGCCCACCGCCAGCATGGTGCCCAGCGCCAGCGACATGTAGCGCTTGTGCTCGTTCTTGTGCACCAGAGCGAAGGCCAGCAGGAAGCAGCCCATGATGGCGCCCCAGAAGAGGATGGACCCCTCCAGCGCGCTCCACAGGGCGACGATCTTGAAGAGCAGCGGCGTGGCGCGGCTACCCACCTGCGCCACGTACTTGATGCTGAAGTCGTCGGTGACGAGCGCGTACACCATCACCAGGTTGGAGCCCACCATGCAGGCGAAGAAGCCCCACACCGCGCGCCGCACCCACTGCGAGCCCGCGTCCGTCTGCCGCAGGCCGCTCGTCAGCCCGACGACGGCTCCGAACGCGGCGCACACCAGCGCGCCGAGCACGAGCCCGTATCCAATCGTTGCGTTCACTGAGGCCTCGTCGACGCCGTGGCGGAGCTGTCAACGCTCTCCTTCCACTCGCGCGGCTGTTCGCCCGGCTTGGGCGCGCGGTACTCGTTGGAGTGGTTCACCATCAGCCGGTTGGAGCTGAACACCTGCGACTTGTCGAAGGTGCCCTCCACCACCACGCCGATGCCCTCACGGAACATCTGCGGCGGCACCTCCGTGGAGCGCACCGTCACCGCCACCGACTGCGGCGTGTGATCGCTGGACACCTGGAAGGTGAGGTTGGTGTGCTCGGCGTTCCACTGGATGGTGCCGGGCTTCACCACGCCGCCCAGGCGGATGGTGGGGCCATAGGCCTTCTCGCCCTGGCTCAGCATCTCCGCCGGGCTCCAGTAGTAGACGAGGTTCTCGCCGATGTTGCCGAAGGCCACGAAGGCCAGGCCGGCTCCGGCCACCAGAAGGGCACCCAGGGCGATGAGGCGGTTACGGACGACTGGCGTCATGGTTCACTCCTTCTGGCCTGCAGATGGGTTCTTGGGCCGCCGCAACCAGAGCGACAGCGCGTAGACGACGAACGAGCCCCAGGTGATGCCATAGCTCACCCACACATAGCTCCAGCCACCCTGGATGCGGCCACTGCCCACCTGGCCGGCGGCCGTCTGGGCCAGCACCGTCAAGCTCTCGAGCGCGCTCATCACGCCACCCCCGCGGTGCGGTTGGTCGGGACATTGGGGCCGGAGCCCGGGGAGCCCGGCAGGGCGTCGGGCAGGGCCACCTCGGCGTTCCGCTCGGCCAGGGCGATCCGGTAGCGGTGCATCAGGAAGAGGGCCACCAGGGCCAGGAAGCCGTAGGCGCTGATGCGCAGCGGAATCCAGAAGGCCGGATCCGTGGTGCTCGGGGTGGACTGCTGCTGGTGCAGGCTGCGCCACCACTTCACGGAGAACCAGATGATGGGCAGATCCACCGCGGCGATGATGCCCACCACGGCGCTCCACACCGCGCGCTTCTCCGGATCCTCCACGAAGCGGCGCAGCGCCATGTAGCCCATGTACGCCACCAGGAGGATGGCCGCGGTGGTGAGCCGGGGATCCCACGTCCAGTACACGCCCCAGGTCGGCCGGCCCCAGATGGCGCCCAGCAGC
Above is a genomic segment from Hyalangium gracile containing:
- a CDS encoding DegT/DnrJ/EryC1/StrS family aminotransferase; translation: MEEVTSSQKLFVPSLPTLWPSMLWGKGQASAFQPFAAQNVRYFYFARNAVWLTVKMLGLDKGEVLMPAYHHGVEVEAVVDAGATPRFYRVGSRWDVDLQDVEKKIGPKTKALYLIHYAGFPGPAAEMRQIADRHGLPLIEDCALSLLSADGTVPLGTTGDIGIFCLYKTLPVPNGGALTINGARQYSLPEPPAPPSTSTFSHTVSALLQNLELRGGAMGRGLRRVIRGVGHGTVKAANIKRVATGTQHFNREHVDLGMSPLTKRIALAQDLEGIVEKRRRNYFFLLGRLRDISPPLCNQLPPGVCPLFYPLVVQDKAEVMAKLHEQGIDAIDFWKRFHPACDAAQFPEVLELRRSIVEIPCHQDLSPEVMASVASAVREAVKLDRRSRKRAS
- a CDS encoding GNAT family N-acetyltransferase → MIRESEVTPEPRPSQWLQVEIVHEHAVLARMRSEWDALLDASDAGPFNAWEWIYPWCRRIAPDRRPLVLTARDRTGTLVGLMPLGFELRHVLGRQVGRLSFLGETHIGSDYLDVVARRGMEEAVTRAFAHGLREMHGGWDVLDLTDLHEDSLTVKVLRETFPELEVRVTERYVCPYETFTPGEPFDAFLKRTGRRDNFLRRRKWLEKQEGYRIERTEAPGELAGPMTDFFRLHAARWAEDGGSQGIKGKGVESFHRDATQFLAERGRLRMYIMKVGGQAVASVYGILHRDTFIYFQSGYDPAWRNRSVGLVLVGETFKDAIEAGLTEYDFLRGTETYKSDWTTKQRRTVSVRIHATQGAGHWFTRHEEVARDAREVLKRVLPSETVERIRRFRRRRAAV
- a CDS encoding tetratricopeptide repeat protein; amino-acid sequence: MTQTNWLPGIIALGISLLCGLAYLLLQKSKGGTSATPTPQRDGVLDDLDRRAQSLIEQLKELVADKHNLAPEQFEAEKSRLEREAAAALRARDEHLQRKPGTAGAPGSAAPAPGQAAPAPTGFAARNPQLVGALWGAGVVLFFGSLGYLLVSEQRARDDGMEATGRIPPGQSAPGQQQQPPQRMPGEDEELAAARQRLEANPNDLEAAAFVGHEMIRTRELEMAEKVTQKSLAVDPFHVESRVHLGVLHALRGDVERAERDLLELADTYPGAQEALLFLGFINLQSGNRPKALDYFERFTVEVPRNQQPPGLDAAIAQLRQEVGR
- a CDS encoding cytochrome c-type biogenesis protein, giving the protein MTSALLSLALAAGLVTGQFAPQKGGSDPLADPALEQRVQKLGKLLRCAVCQGVSIADSPASMARAQLDTVRELVAEGKSDQQIIDYFVERYGEWVLLEPPKSGFNWLVWLGPIALIVGGALVISRQIKRAPAPTSAPPAATPSAPTPDAEDPYLKAVRQELER
- a CDS encoding TlpA family protein disulfide reductase, coding for MRWGITLGAAAICGALLVVLLKGFGRNPHEVPFMLSGKPAPAFTLRALDSGKPVSLAELRGRPVVINFWASWCGPCKMEHPVLEWGAREFGNQAVFLGIVFEDTEENARGFLQEYGASFPQLVDPRSRISVDYGVAGVPETYFIDANGIIMGKHVGPIDPQTLANRIRELSARTASTVTAQP
- a CDS encoding heme lyase CcmF/NrfE family subunit, which produces MNATIGYGLVLGALVCAAFGAVVGLTSGLRQTDAGSQWVRRAVWGFFACMVGSNLVMVYALVTDDFSIKYVAQVGSRATPLLFKIVALWSALEGSILFWGAIMGCFLLAFALVHKNEHKRYMSLALGTMLAVGVFFAFLIAGPANPWHTLAQVPADGPGPNPLLQNHILMVIHPPMLYLGYVGMTVPFGIAVAGLLRGEIGDAWMAPLRRWILIPWMFLSVGIILGSWWAYAVLGWGGYWAWDPVENASFLPWLTATAFMHSTMVQERKQMLKLWTMSLALASFILTILGTFMTRSGIFNSVHSFTQSDIGPTFLVFIAVLLVISIGLIATRGHLLVPQGQINSLMSRETSILVNNLVFVAITFTVLLGTVYPLVAEAVGRGRVSVGEPYFNKMAVPGGIAVLFLMGVGPMLPWGTPNKDTVRRQFIIPAVTGLVVVAVCYAAGMRGFYPLLTFGLAGFATFITLRELVAPIRVRMSERKEGLVTAVVQSASKARRRFGGYVVHLGIIVIFVAVAASSAYVKHTSSTLRIGESMTLGGYQLKYLGTNEGQEPHRAFVAARVEVTTPSGKVEEYQPRMNYYERSTDPIGTPAVRESPKEDLYISLMAFSERGTTASLNVWVFPLVGWIWYSIPILVLGSLISLWPSRRRVAVGASTPASSEAAPVAGSDMNRGAA
- a CDS encoding cytochrome c maturation protein CcmE, encoding MTPVVRNRLIALGALLVAGAGLAFVAFGNIGENLVYYWSPAEMLSQGEKAYGPTIRLGGVVKPGTIQWNAEHTNLTFQVSSDHTPQSVAVTVRSTEVPPQMFREGIGVVVEGTFDKSQVFSSNRLMVNHSNEYRAPKPGEQPREWKESVDSSATASTRPQ
- the ccsA gene encoding cytochrome c biogenesis protein CcsA; translated protein: MDLMSLFTIYLPPLVLLLLLTVGRKYAKVTLPVYALLLVGVGHYWGLAVAPPDREMGDVQRIMYAHVPAVWNAMLALTLNFACSVTYLFKPSWKTDSLAEASAEVGLVFGAVGVLLGAIWGRPTWGVYWTWDPRLTTAAILLVAYMGYMALRRFVEDPEKRAVWSAVVGIIAAVDLPIIWFSVKWWRSLHQQQSTPSTTDPAFWIPLRISAYGFLALVALFLMHRYRIALAERNAEVALPDALPGSPGSGPNVPTNRTAGVA